GGCCGGACGTCCTGCTTGAGCAGCGTCCACCAGCCGTTGACCGTGGTGTTGACGGTGGCCTCGTGGCCCGCGTTGAGGAGCAGGACACAGGTGGAGATCATCTCCTGTTCCGTCAGCTCCTCCACCGCGATCAGGGACGAGATCAGGTCCTCCCCCGGGCTCTTCCGCCGCCGCGCGATCAACTCCCGCAGATAGTCCGAGAACTCGACCGAGGCCTCGACCGCCCGCCGGGCCGTCTCCTCCGAGGGGTTCAGCTCGAACATCCCGCAGATCGCCGCCGACCAGGGCCGCAGCCGCCCCCGCTCCTCGTCCTCCGCCGGAACGCCGAGCATCTCGGCGATCACCGCGACCGGCAGCGGCTCGGCGACCCGCGCGAGCAGATCGCCGCCGCCGTCGGCGACCAGTCCCCCGACCAGGTCCGCGGCCAGCCTCCGTACCGTCGGCGCCAGGTTCTCCACCGTCCTCGGTGTGAACGCCTTCGAGACGAGCCGCCGGATCCGGGTGTGGTCGGGCGCCTCCAGATCGAGCAGCCCGTGGTCGTTGAGCGTGTGGAAGGGCTCGTACGCGGCGTCCGGCGCCGGACGCCCGAACTCCTCGTGCGTGAAGCGATGGGTGTACGTCCGGCCGAGGCGCCGGTCCCGAAGGAGCGCGGCCACGTCCTCGTAGTGCGGGATGAGCCACTGGCGGGTGGGGCCGTGCCAGTGCGCGCGGCCGGCGGCGCGCAGTCGGGCGTAGGCGGGGTAGGGATCGGCGACGAACTCCGCCGACCAGGGGTCGTACACAGCGTCAACAGCATCCATGCCCGGACGCTACCCCCGGACCGGGCACCCCTCCCGTACCGGCGCCGCGCCCGAACTGGCACCCCTCCCGAACCGGCACCGCGCCCGTACCGGGCGCCCCTCCCCTACCGACACCGCGTCCAGTCCGGGCGCCGCGCCCGGACCGGCGCCTCAGCCGCCGACGCGTACAAGGCCCGCCTCGTACGCGAAGACCGCCGCCTGTGTGCGGTCGCGCAGGCCCAGTTTCACCAGGATGCGGCTGACGTGCGTCTTGATCGTCGACTCGGCGACGACGAGGTGGCCGGCGATCTCGGCGTTCGACAGGCCCTGCGCGATGAGGACGAGGACCTCCGTCTCCCGCTCGGTCAGTTCCCCGATCTGCGCCATCGCCGGCGGGCGCGGAGACGTCCCCGGCGCCTTCGCGAACTCGGTGATCAGCCGCTTCGTGACGGTCGGCGCGAGCAGCGCCTCGCCGGACGCGACGACCCGCACGCCCTCGGCGAGCTGCCGGGCCGAGGCGTCCTTGAGGAGGAAGCCGGAGGCCCCGGCGCGCAGCGCCTGGTACACGTACTCGTCGAGGTCGAAGGTCGTCAGGACGAGCACCTTCGCGTCCGCGTCGGCGGCGACGATCTCCCGGGTGGCCTCGATGCCGTTCAGCTCGGGCATCCGGATGTCCATGAGGACCACGTCGGGGTGGAGGGCGGCGACCTGCTCGATCGCCTCCCGGCCGTTGACCGCCTCGCCGACGACCTCGATGTCCGGCATCGCGCCGAGCAGAACGGAGAAACCCTCACGGACCATCATCTGGTCGTCGACGATCAGTACCCGGATCACGTCTGCTGCTCCTCACGGCTCACGGGGACGAAGGCCGCCACCTCGTACCCACCGTCCTCGGTCGCCCCGGCCGTCATCTCCCCGCCCAGCATCGTCACACGCTCCCGCATGCCGGTGATGCCGTGCCCGGCGCCCGGCGAAGGCTTGACCAGGCCTCGGGCCGGGCCGTTGGCGATCCGCAGGCCGAGACCGCCGAGGACGTAGCTGACCTCGACCTTCGCGGCGGCGCCCGGGGCGTGCCGCAGGACGTTCGAGAGGGCCTCCTGGACGATCCGGTACGCGGAGAGCTCCACGCCCTGCGGCAGCTCGCGCACCGCGCCGGTCACCGTCTTCTCCACGTCGAGCCCGGCCTCGCGGACGTTGTCGACGAGCGTGTCCAGGTCGCCGAGGGTCGGCTGCGGGGCGTCGGGCGCCTCGTAGTCCTCGGCCCGTACGACCCCGAGGATGCGGCGCAGCTCGGTCAGCGCGGCGACGGCGTTCTCCCGGATCGTGAGGAACGCCTGCTCCAGCTCCGGCGGCGGGTTCTCCACCCGGTAGGGCGCGGCCTCCGCCTGGATGGCGACCACCGACATGTGGTGGGCGACGACGTCGTGCAGCTCGCGGGCGATGGTCGTCCGCTCCTCCAGGACGGTCCGCTTGGAGATCTCCTGCGCGGTGACGGTCTGCTGGGCGGTGACCTCGCGGGTCGCCTGGCGGCGGACCTGGAAGACGGTGACGGTGAGGAGGACGAGGGCCGCGATGAACAGCAGCGGTACCGAGTCGGAGCTGCGCCCGACCCCGAGGAACATCTCGGCGAAGAGGCAGTAGCCCGCCGTCACCAGCCACATCCACACGGCCGTGCGGGGTCGGGAGCGGGCGGCGACGACGGCGAGGACCACCAGATGGGCGGCGAGCGAGTTCGCCGCCCAGGGCCAGCCGCCCTCGTAGCCGGCGATGTATCCGACGAAGGGGATCGACGCGAGCGAGGCCCAGAAGGCGAGGACGGGCCTGACCAGGGTGAGCATCACGATCGCGGCCGGCGCGACGGAGGTCACGAACGCGAGCAACCCGAAGGCGTAGTAGATGCGGTCGTACCCCATGGCGAAGACGATCACGGCGCAGAAGGCGACGACCGCGTGCGGGAGCAGACCGGCATAGATCCGTATCCGCGCCGGAAGGAAGCGCGTCGGGCCGCTCTCCACGTCCATGCGCGGCAGCGGCCGGTAGGCGAAGGCGTCGTGGAAGAGTTCCTGGCGCAGCCCGCCGAGCGCCACCTGCACCAGGCGGAACTCGGGGCTGCGGCTCGTCTCGGAGGACTGTGTCTGGGTCACACCGAAGACGGTACGGGGGGCGGGGGACCCGGTCGTCCCGCTGGATGCGGATCCTTCCGGGTCCCCCTTGAGGACTAGGGCAGGCCTCAGGCGACGCTGTTGAACTTGGTGCCCTCGCCCGCGTACAGGTTCGTCGTCAGGCGCGTGAACGGCGCCGTGGCCGAGCCGGTGGACTTGTAGACGTACGTGCCGCCCGTCCCGTACGCGATCAGGTCCGGGCGGCCGTCGGCGTTCACGTCGCCCGCGCCGACCAGCTGGGAGAAGGCCCCCCAGCCGGAACCGACCTTCACCCGGGTGGAGAAGCCGCCGGTGCCGTTGCCCTGGTAGAGCCACAGGACACCGGAGGTGTCACGGGCGACCAGGTCCCCGGCGGACGAGCCCGCGATGTTGCCGACGGCGGTCAGCTGGTTGTAGATCCCCCAGCCACCGCCGACCTTCACCCGCGCCGCGAAGGGGGCCGTGGCGCTGCCCGTGCCCTTGTAGAACCACAGTGCGCCGGAGGCGTCCGTGGCCAGGAGGTCGGGCTTCCCGTCGCCGTTGAGGTCCGAGCCGCCGGCGAGCTTGGTGTAGCCGCCCCAGCCGGAGCCGATCTTGACGCGGGTGTTGAAGGTGCCGTCGCCCTTGCCCTGGTACTGCCACAGCACGCCGGTGCCGTCGAGGGCGATCAGGTCTCCGACGGACGAGCCCGAGATGTTGCCGACGGCCTCGATCTGCTTGTACGTGCCCCAGCCCGTGCCCACCTTGCTGCGCTGGGCGGTCTTGATCTGGCCGCCCACCGGACGGTCGCGCAGGTCGTCGCGCCACAGCACGCCGGAGGCGTCCCGGGCGAGGACGTCGGTGGAGCCGTTGTTCGTGTAGTCGTGTGGGTTGGCCGTGCGGGAGACGTTCATGAGCCAGCCCTCGTAGGCGGGCGTGCCGGTGCCGCTGAGCAGCGTCGCCTCGGCCTCCACGCCGTAGGTGCCGTTCGGCGCGTCCACCCCTGCGATGACGCCGTCCCAGTCGAAGGAGAACAGGTTGCCGCTCGCGGGGGCGGTCAGGCGCTTCTTGAACTCCTTGCCGGTGGCCGTGTGCGTGAGGGTGACGTCCACGACGGCGTCGGTACGCGACAGCGTCCAGCCCAGGGTCACCTTGCCGCCGGTCTGGTCGAGGTTCACCGCGTCGGGGACGCTGGACTGCTCGATCGCCAGCCGCTGCCCGACCACCGGGGCGCCCAGCTCCGCGACCTTGGTGACGGTCGGGGCGCCGTCCGCACCGGCCACGACGCGGAACAGTCCCTCGCCGTCCGCGGCCCGGGTGCCGAGCATCAGCGCGCTGCCGTCGGCCGCGGACTGCGCGCGCGAGGCCGAGACGCCGAGGTCGACGGTCTCGTCGGTGGTCAGGTTGCGGGCCTTGGCGAGTTGATCGGCGTTGCCGTAGACCAGCCACTCGCCCACGAGCGGGTGGTACCACTCGCCCTCGTGAGTGCCCAGGACGGTCTCTTTCTGCTCGCCCGTCTTGCGGTCGACGGACGTGATGTAGTCGCCGGTACCGGACCTGTAGCCGAACCAGGTCACGTGCGAGGCGGAGAAGCCCAGACCGCCGAAGCCGTACCCGGACTCGGGAGCGGCGTACGTCGCCGTGACCGTCCCGGCCGTCAGGTCGACCATGGCCCGGCCGCCGACCCGCTTGTCCGCCGGCCCCGTCTCGTACCCGACGAAGACCTGGCCGTCGTGGGCCTGCGAGCCGAAGAAGTCGGTGGCGTCCGCGGGCAGACCCTCGATCTTGCGGGTGGTTGTCGTGGCGCCGTCCTTGGTCACGACGTGCAGTTCCGCCGTGCCGTCGGCGTTGGTGATCTGCGCCAGCACGCTCGTCGGGCTCAGCACGGCCACGTAGTTGCCGTTCAGCGCGCCGAGGTCGATGGACACCGTCGGCGCGGCCGGGTCGGCCATGTTCCGCAGGGTGAGCTGACGCATCTGGACGATCCAGTTGGCGTCGCCGAGGACGACCACGTCACCGGCCCCCAGGGACCAGCCCTCGGGGGCCTGGAGCGAGATCGCGGCACTGCCGTCGTACGGCGTCCACAGCAGGTCCCTCGTCCCGTCCTGTTGGAAGGAGTAGCTGAGGAAGCCGGAGGTGGCCGCGCCTCCGAGGTCGCTGCCCTTCGGGAAGACGGGAAGGGCGGTGTCGGCCGTCTCGGTCGGGGCCGAGACGGCGGCCGGCGTCGCCGCGAAGGCCGCCGGGGCGGTCGCCAGGGTGCCGGCGCCGAGGGCGGTGGCGGCGAGGGCGACCGTGACGGCCGTGGCGAGACGGGTGCCGGTGGTGCGGAGCTGCAAGGTGAAACCCCCACGAGGAAGATCGGACACGACGGTGCGCGCCCGATCAGACTCGCGATCGGTTCGAAGGGTTGTACGGGAAGCCCGGGGAATTCGGGATTCCGGTCCGGCCGTTCACCAGGCCAGCTGGGCGATCTCCTCCGCCACCACCGCGCACGCGTCCGCCGCCGGGTCGATCAGCGGGAAGTGGCCGATCCCCTCCAGGAGCGTGAGGCCGACCTCCTCGCCCGCCTTCGCCGCCGCCTCCGCGTACGCCTCGGCCACGGCGTACGGGACGACGATGTCCTCGCGGCCCTGGACGACGGTGGTCGCGATGCCGGTCGGGAGGAGGACGGACGGGTCCGTGGAGGCGGCCCGTTCCTCGTACTTCGCCTCGCCGCCCAGGAGTTCCGTGACCGCGCCGCCGCACACCCCGAGCTCCACCGCCCGCGCGAAGTGGGAGATCGGGGCGAGGGCGACGACCCCGCGCAGCTCCGGCGGGGCGGGGAGCCGCCACGGGGAGCCGGCCGGCAGGACGTGCCGGGCGGCGGCCCACAGCGCGAGGTGGCCGCCCGCCGAGTGGCCGGTGAGGACGGTCCGCCTCGGGTCGGCCTGCGGGAGGTGCGCGGCGGCCAGGTCCGGTACGGCGTCCAGGGCGGCCGCCACGTCGTCGAAGGTCTCCGGCCAGCGCCCGGCCACCGGAGCCGTACCGCCCTGGTGGGGGAGGCCGGGGCCGCGCCGGTACTCGACGCTCGCCACGGCGAAGCCCCGGCGGGCCAGGAAGTCCACGAACGGAGTCAGGTGCTGCCGGTCGTACGGGGCCCGCCAGGCGCCGCCGTGCAGGGCGACGACGAGCGGCGCCCGGGTGCGCCCGTCGCGCGGGGCGTAGAAGTCGACCACCTGGTCCGGGTGGTCGCCGTACGCGGCGGTGGCGTCCGGGGCGACGGCCGGGTGCGAGAAGGCCGACGCCTCTTCGGCGGCATCGCGCGCGGCGGGGTCCGGCATGCTGTTCCAACCTCTCGGGTACGCGGCCGAATTGGCCTGACCTGCGGGGACGGTACCAGCACCGGACCCCTCGCAGATCAGGTGATCATCCGACCTGTCGACGAGCTACCGAAGAACCTCCGCGAGGACCCTCGCCGCCCGCTCCGCGTCCGCGAAGCCCACGTACAGCGGCGTGAAGCCGAACCGCAGGATGTCCGGACGGCGCAGGTCCCCGACGATCCCGCGCTTGATCAGCTCGGTCATGACGGCGGGCGCGTCCGCGCAGCGCAGCGCCACCTGGCTGCCGCGCTCGCCGTGCTCCCCGGGGGTCACGGAGGTGACTCGGCCCTCGGGGACGTACGCCCGCACGCACTCCAGGAAGAAGTCCGTCAGGGCGAGGGACTTGGCCCGCACGTCCTCGATCGCGACCCCGTCCCAGACGTCGAGCGCCGCTTCCAGGGCCAGCATGGAGAGGATGTCGGGCGTGCCGACCCGGCCCTTGAGCGCGCCCGGCGCCGCCTCGTAGCCGGGGGTCATCGCGAACGGGTCCGTGTGCGAGTTCCAGCCGGGCAGCGGCGAGTCGAAGGCCGCCTGGTGGCGCTCGGCGACGTACAGGTACGCGGGCGAACCGGGGCCGCCGTTCAGGTACTTGTAGGTGCAGCCGACGGCCAGGTCGACCCCGTGCGCGTCCAGGCCGACGGGCAGGGCGCCCGCGCTGTGGCACAGGTCCCAGACGGCGAGCGCGCCCGCCGCGTGGAGCGCGGCGGTGAGCCCGGGCAGGTCGTTGAGCCGGCCCGTGCGGTAGTCGACGTGGTTGACGAGCGCGAGGGCCGTGCGGTCGCTCACCGCGGCCGCCATGTCGGCCGGGTCGCATGCCACGATCTCGTGACCCGTCATCCGCGCCGCGGACCGCGCGATGTACCCGTCCGTGGGAAAGGTCGTCGCGTCGACGAGGATCTCGTTCCGGTCGTCGCCGTTGATCCGGGCGGCCGCGACGACCGCCTTGAAGACGTTCACGCTCGTCGAGTCGCCGACCACGATCTGCCCCGGGGCGGCGCCTACGATCGGGGCGATCCGGTCGCCGATCCGCTCGGGCGCGGTCCACCAGCCGGACTCGTCCCAGGAGCGGATGCGCAGCTCGCCCCACTCGCGGGTGATGACGTCGGCCATGCGGGCCGGGACGTGTGCGGGCAGCGCGCCCAGCGAGTTGCCGTCGAGGTAGACGGTCCCCTCGTCGAGGGCGAACTTCTCGCGGTGCCCGGCCAGTGCGTCGGCAGCGTCGAGTTCCAGGGCCCGCCTGCGGAGGCCGTCGGCGGCGTCGAGTTCCAGGGCCCGCTTGCGGAGGCCGTCGGCGGCTTCGGGCTCGGCGGCCCGCTTCAGGAGGTCGTCAGACATGGCTGCGGGCCGTCCAGAGCTCGGGGAACACGTTCTTCTGGGCCCGCTTCTCCAGCCAGGCCACGCCGGCGGAGCCGCCGGTGCCGGTCTTCGCGCCCATCGCGCGCCGGGTCGCCACCAGGTGGTCGTTGCGCCAGCGCCAGACCAGTTCGGCGACGTCGCTCAGGGCCTCGCCGAGCCGGACGAGCTCGCCGTTCTGGTCGGCGTCCGCGTAGATCCCGGCCCAGACCGCCTCGACCTCGGGCGAGGGCTCGTACCGCTGCGCCAGGTCACGGCCGAGGACCTCCTGCGGGACGGGCAGGCCGCGCCGGGCGAGGAGCCCGAGGACCTCGTCGTACAGGCTCGGCTCGTGCAGCGCCTTCTCCAGCTCGGCGTGGACGCGGGGCGCGCCCCGGTGCGGGACCAGCATGGACGCGGACTTCTCGCCGAGCAGGAACTCCATCCGCCGGTACATCGCCGACTGGAAGCCGGAGCCCTCGCCGAGCGCCGCCCGGTAGGCGTTGAACTGGCCCGGGGTGAGCTGGGCGAGCGGACGCCAGGAGTGGTTGAGCGCCTCCAGCTCGCGCACGGAGCGCTTGAGCGCGT
The DNA window shown above is from Streptomyces vietnamensis and carries:
- a CDS encoding cytochrome P450; translation: MDAVDAVYDPWSAEFVADPYPAYARLRAAGRAHWHGPTRQWLIPHYEDVAALLRDRRLGRTYTHRFTHEEFGRPAPDAAYEPFHTLNDHGLLDLEAPDHTRIRRLVSKAFTPRTVENLAPTVRRLAADLVGGLVADGGGDLLARVAEPLPVAVIAEMLGVPAEDEERGRLRPWSAAICGMFELNPSEETARRAVEASVEFSDYLRELIARRRKSPGEDLISSLIAVEELTEQEMISTCVLLLNAGHEATVNTTVNGWWTLLKQDVRPDPEKLSTAVEELLRYDTPLQMFERWVLDDIELGGVTIPRGSEVALLFGSANRDPARFGPTADVLDLERADNPHITFGAGIHYCLGAPLARLELTAVFGELLRQAPGLRLAAEPVWKPGYVIRGFEELLVEV
- a CDS encoding response regulator, translating into MIRVLIVDDQMMVREGFSVLLGAMPDIEVVGEAVNGREAIEQVAALHPDVVLMDIRMPELNGIEATREIVAADADAKVLVLTTFDLDEYVYQALRAGASGFLLKDASARQLAEGVRVVASGEALLAPTVTKRLITEFAKAPGTSPRPPAMAQIGELTERETEVLVLIAQGLSNAEIAGHLVVAESTIKTHVSRILVKLGLRDRTQAAVFAYEAGLVRVGG
- a CDS encoding sensor histidine kinase, encoding MTQTQSSETSRSPEFRLVQVALGGLRQELFHDAFAYRPLPRMDVESGPTRFLPARIRIYAGLLPHAVVAFCAVIVFAMGYDRIYYAFGLLAFVTSVAPAAIVMLTLVRPVLAFWASLASIPFVGYIAGYEGGWPWAANSLAAHLVVLAVVAARSRPRTAVWMWLVTAGYCLFAEMFLGVGRSSDSVPLLFIAALVLLTVTVFQVRRQATREVTAQQTVTAQEISKRTVLEERTTIARELHDVVAHHMSVVAIQAEAAPYRVENPPPELEQAFLTIRENAVAALTELRRILGVVRAEDYEAPDAPQPTLGDLDTLVDNVREAGLDVEKTVTGAVRELPQGVELSAYRIVQEALSNVLRHAPGAAAKVEVSYVLGGLGLRIANGPARGLVKPSPGAGHGITGMRERVTMLGGEMTAGATEDGGYEVAAFVPVSREEQQT
- a CDS encoding FG-GAP repeat domain-containing protein, whose translation is MQLRTTGTRLATAVTVALAATALGAGTLATAPAAFAATPAAVSAPTETADTALPVFPKGSDLGGAATSGFLSYSFQQDGTRDLLWTPYDGSAAISLQAPEGWSLGAGDVVVLGDANWIVQMRQLTLRNMADPAAPTVSIDLGALNGNYVAVLSPTSVLAQITNADGTAELHVVTKDGATTTTRKIEGLPADATDFFGSQAHDGQVFVGYETGPADKRVGGRAMVDLTAGTVTATYAAPESGYGFGGLGFSASHVTWFGYRSGTGDYITSVDRKTGEQKETVLGTHEGEWYHPLVGEWLVYGNADQLAKARNLTTDETVDLGVSASRAQSAADGSALMLGTRAADGEGLFRVVAGADGAPTVTKVAELGAPVVGQRLAIEQSSVPDAVNLDQTGGKVTLGWTLSRTDAVVDVTLTHTATGKEFKKRLTAPASGNLFSFDWDGVIAGVDAPNGTYGVEAEATLLSGTGTPAYEGWLMNVSRTANPHDYTNNGSTDVLARDASGVLWRDDLRDRPVGGQIKTAQRSKVGTGWGTYKQIEAVGNISGSSVGDLIALDGTGVLWQYQGKGDGTFNTRVKIGSGWGGYTKLAGGSDLNGDGKPDLLATDASGALWFYKGTGSATAPFAARVKVGGGWGIYNQLTAVGNIAGSSAGDLVARDTSGVLWLYQGNGTGGFSTRVKVGSGWGAFSQLVGAGDVNADGRPDLIAYGTGGTYVYKSTGSATAPFTRLTTNLYAGEGTKFNSVA
- a CDS encoding alpha/beta hydrolase, whose protein sequence is MPDPAARDAAEEASAFSHPAVAPDATAAYGDHPDQVVDFYAPRDGRTRAPLVVALHGGAWRAPYDRQHLTPFVDFLARRGFAVASVEYRRGPGLPHQGGTAPVAGRWPETFDDVAAALDAVPDLAAAHLPQADPRRTVLTGHSAGGHLALWAAARHVLPAGSPWRLPAPPELRGVVALAPISHFARAVELGVCGGAVTELLGGEAKYEERAASTDPSVLLPTGIATTVVQGREDIVVPYAVAEAYAEAAAKAGEEVGLTLLEGIGHFPLIDPAADACAVVAEEIAQLAW
- the kynU gene encoding kynureninase, with the translated sequence MSDDLLKRAAEPEAADGLRKRALELDAADGLRRRALELDAADALAGHREKFALDEGTVYLDGNSLGALPAHVPARMADVITREWGELRIRSWDESGWWTAPERIGDRIAPIVGAAPGQIVVGDSTSVNVFKAVVAAARINGDDRNEILVDATTFPTDGYIARSAARMTGHEIVACDPADMAAAVSDRTALALVNHVDYRTGRLNDLPGLTAALHAAGALAVWDLCHSAGALPVGLDAHGVDLAVGCTYKYLNGGPGSPAYLYVAERHQAAFDSPLPGWNSHTDPFAMTPGYEAAPGALKGRVGTPDILSMLALEAALDVWDGVAIEDVRAKSLALTDFFLECVRAYVPEGRVTSVTPGEHGERGSQVALRCADAPAVMTELIKRGIVGDLRRPDILRFGFTPLYVGFADAERAARVLAEVLR
- a CDS encoding tryptophan 2,3-dioxygenase family protein; this encodes MSTFPDASGAGSVVDAPNLDFAGTTPYEDYVQADVLTHLQHLRSDDPGEMVFLVTTQVMELWFTVIVHEWETASRALREDRVPVAMDALKRSVRELEALNHSWRPLAQLTPGQFNAYRAALGEGSGFQSAMYRRMEFLLGEKSASMLVPHRGAPRVHAELEKALHEPSLYDEVLGLLARRGLPVPQEVLGRDLAQRYEPSPEVEAVWAGIYADADQNGELVRLGEALSDVAELVWRWRNDHLVATRRAMGAKTGTGGSAGVAWLEKRAQKNVFPELWTARSHV